In Bombus affinis isolate iyBomAffi1 chromosome 11, iyBomAffi1.2, whole genome shotgun sequence, one genomic interval encodes:
- the LOC126922131 gene encoding tight junction protein ZO-1 isoform X3 — protein sequence MPMNGDRGWEVHHVTVTRVPGYGFGIAVSGGRDNPHFTNGDPAIAISDVLKAGPAEGKLQVNDRIISANGISLEGADYGAAIRVLRDSGSTVLLVVKRRASSNTSGSIGNSTLQSHRLTLTRNNKKDDFGIVLGCRLYVKEVTRDNTGVKPGDVLTRIGSVATDNMSLKEAKKLMDQCKDRLSIVVTRDNSCCHVQQQAKSETGEYLSGTTSYSSQNLYVPPPTRQPIEDKSNLVPRGRARGPLMDVSLSQLDLPATPTVDPPRPPPPRPEDYYSTRRQLYDEDLSRNKLPMPDPRFITFQKEGSVGVRLSGGNETGVFVTAVQAGSPASLQGLQPGDKILKINDMDMKGVTREEAVLFLLSLQEQIDLIVQHRRQEYDQVVASGKGDSFHIKTHFHYEQPQKGEMSFRSGDVFHVVDTLHNGVVGSWQVFRIGRNNQEVQKGIIPNKARAEELATAQFNATKKEMSASESRGSFFRRRRSSHRRSKSLGRDHWDDVVFSDSVSKFPAYERVILRHPGFVRPVVLFGPVADLAREKLLKDFPDKFTSPQMENQLDDNIGKNTKSSGIIRLSAIREVMDRGKHALLDITPNAVDRLNYAQFYPIVIFLKAETKQIIKEMRAGIPKSAHKSSKKLLEQCQKLDKIWGHIFSAVITLTTPEAWYRKLRELIDRQQQGLLWMSQTKPEEALSDDFLFPMTSRLSYASSPESDLELSPAPALPGALGAPSRLKSSSDPSIATQDDIAAPPPYSTTYQQSFEQPKRRSQGGMGDGKYGFSLSGQVSNQSGSPEYLGGSFEPRSSSHHSPPDLPPRVDRNAKPSSQQQRNTIGRSAQERLLNKADSVLDVANYINATPHKANATSSLERAQPKAGSYDSMSSYDSYNNTNGNTSYGVPGLSTSTGRLGPNVPDDLKSSGGPARPHDPYRFTRSTAQPIPNHDSQPRTDYAKYSRTTDYKSITLPQNKPGGSYKPIPPPKPKNYRPPQTSLTQTENNGNEVNNTHQHSKSYSIATSHVEGINNVQRNSGQYYYNIPPPNRHDSNLGNSHHNLSHLSTPAHNHSLSHTHAHCSPPMSTHSHSNSASQLSLGLSHNRNSVNHNGYVVNNGHNAPGQSFPTSPGHNREPSGLDLAGSREQRGSAFELYRKPVHHYNAS from the exons ATGCCTATG AACGGCGACAGGGGATGGGAGGTTCATCATGTTACCGTTACCAGAGTTCCGGGTTACGGATTCGGTATTGCTGTTTCTGGTGGTCGGGATAATCCCCATTTCACTAATGGCGATCCTGCTATCGCGATTTCTGATGTCTTGAAAGCTGGACCGGCCGAAGGAAAATTGCA AGTAAATGATCGCATAATATCCGCCAATGGAATATCGTTAGAGGGCGCCGATTATGGAGCAGCAATTCGTGTTCTCAGGGATTCCGGATCGACGGTTCTTTTAGTTGTTAAGCGTAGAGCTTCGTCGAATACTTCTGGAAGTATAGGAAATTCCACTCTTCAGAGTCATCGGTTGACTTTAacgagaaataataaaaaagatg ATTTCGGAATTGTTCTTGGGTGTCGTCTTTACGTGAAAGAAGTAACTCGAGATAACACTGGGGTAAAACCGGGAGACGTTTTAACACGAATCGGCAGCGTGGCTACGGATAACATGAGCTTAAAGGAAGCTAAGAAATTGATGGATCAATGCAAAGATAGATTGTCGATCGTGGTAACCCGAGACAACTCCTGCTGTCACGTTCAACAACAGGCAAAGAGCGAAACCGGTGAATATCTTTCTGGGACGACGAGTTACAGTAGCCAGAACTTGTACGTTCCACCTCCAACGAGGCAACCGATAGAGGACAAGAGCAATCTTGTTCCTAGAGGTCGTGCAAGAGGGCCATTGATGGATGTATCTCTCAGTCAATTGGATCTTCCCGCAACACCTACGGTAGATCCTCCCAGGCCACCGCCTCCTAGACCAGAAG ATTATTATAGCACAAGGAGACAATTGTACGATGAAGATTTATCTAGGAATAAGCTTCCGAT GCCCGATCCTCGATTTATTACTTTCCAAAAAGAGGGATCGGTGGGCGTTAGATTAAGCGGTGGAAACGAAACTGGCGTTTTCGTGACAGCCGTTCAAGCTGGAAGCCCGGCATCTCTTCAGGGTTTACAACCTGGagataaaattttaaaa ATAAACGATATGGACATGAAAGGAGTAACAAGAGAGGAGGCTGTCCTTTTCTTACTTAGCCTCCAAGAACAAATTGACTTGATCGTTCAACACCGACGACAGGAATACGATCAAGTAGTGGCATCTGGAAAGGGCGATTCTTTTCACATAAA AACTCATTTCCATTACGAACAACCGCAAAAAGGTGAAATGAGCTTTCGTAGCGGAGATGTGTTTCACGTTGTAGACACGCTGCACAACGGCGTTGTCGGTTCGTGGCAGGTGTTTCGTATTGGTAGGAATAATCAGGAAGTACAAAAAGGAATAATTCCAAATAAAGCACGAGCCGAAGAACTAGCAACGGCGCAATTCAATGCAACCAAGAAGGAAATGAGTGCCAGTGAAAGCAGAGGTAGTTTCTTTAGGAGAAGACGAAGCAGTCATAGACGTTCTAAATCTCTTGGCAGA GATCATTGGGACGATGTAGTATTTTCAGACAGTGTTAGCAAATTCCCAGCGTACGAAAGAGTAATCTTAAGGCACCCAGGATTTGTGAGACCTGTGGTATTATTCGGTCCTGTCGCAGACCTAGCTAGAGAAAAGTTGTTGAAAGATTTTCCTGATAAATTCACGTCTCCGC AAATGGAAAATCAGTTGGATGATAACATTGGAAAGAATACAAAGTCGTCGGGTATCATTCGACTTAGTGCTATCAGAGAAGTAATGGATCGAGGAAAGCATGCTTTATTGGACATCACTCCAAACGCAGTGGATCGATTGAATTACGCGCAATTCTATCCTATAGTCATTTTTCTGAAAGCTGAAACGAAACAAATTATCAAGGAGATGCGTGCCGGAATTCCTAA ATCGGCGCATAAAAGTAGTAAAAAGCTTCTGGAGCAATGTCAAAAATTAGATAAAATTTGGGGCCATATATTCAGCGCGGTGATTACATTAACCACACCGGAAGCTTGGTATCGAAAATTACGAGAACTGATCGACCGACAACAACAAGGACTACTTTGGATGAGTCAAACTAAG CCGGAAGAAGCACTCTCGGATGACTTCCTATTCCCGATGACTTCTCGCCTCTCCTATGCTTCCTCTCCGGAGAGTGACTTGGAACTTAGTCCGGCACCAGCTTTGCCGGGTGCTTTGGGCGCACCGTCTAGATTGAAAAGCAGCTCTGATCCGAGCATCGCTACACAAGACGACATTGCTGCACCTCCTCCATATTCGACCACTTACCAG CAATCCTTCGAACAACCAAAAAGAAGATCACAAGGGGGAATGGGAGATGGAAAATATGGATTTTCATTATCAGGGCAAGTTAGCAATCAATCAGGATCACCGGAATATTTAGGTGGTTCGTTCGAGCCACGATCTTCTTCTCATCATAGTCCTCCTGATTTACCTCCAAGAGTGGATCGTAATGCAAAGCCGAGTAGTCAACAGCAAAGAAACACTATCGGGAGGTCTGCGCAAGAACGGTTGCTAAATAAGGCAGACTCGGTATTGGACGTTGCAAATTATATAAATGCAACGCCTCATAAAGCTAATGCCACATCATCGCTTGAAAGAGCCCAACCAAAAGCG GGAAGCTACGATAGCATGTCTTCTTATGATTCCTATAATAATACAAATGGAAATACCAGTTATGGGGTACCGGGTTTAAGTACATCAACCGGTCGATTGGGTCCTAATGTTCCAGACGACTTAAAAAGCAGCGGTGGACCGGCAAGACCACACGATCCTTACAGATTCACTAGATCAACCGCGCAACCAATTCCAAATCATGATTCCCAACCACGAACCGATTATGCCAAATACAG CCGCACGACTGATTACAAGTCGATAACGTTACCGCAAAATAAACCTGGAGGATCCTACAAGCCAATACCCCCGCCGAAACCAAAAAACTATAGGCCACCACAAACGAGTTTGACtcaaacagaaaacaatggaaatgaagtaaataatactCATCAACATTCGAAGAGTTATTCCATTGCTACTTCTCAT GTAGAAGGTATCAATAATGTCCAACGAAATAGTGGACAGTATTATTACAACATACCACCACCAAATCGACATGATTCGAATCTCGGAAATTCGCACCACAATTTAAGTCACTTATCTACGCCTGCGCACAATCACAGTTTGAGTCATACGCATGCGCATTGTAGCCCGCCAATGTCGACTCATAGTCATAGTAATAGTGCCAGTCAGTTAAGCCTCGGTCTTTCGCATAATAGAAACAGTGTTAATCACAACGGGTACGTCGTCAACAATGGACACAATGCACCTGGACAAAGTTTCCCAACGAGTCCAGGACATAATCGAGAACCGAGTGGACTAGATCTCGCTGGAAGCAGGGAACAGAGAGGAAGCGCTTTTGAACTTTATCGCAAACCTGTACACCATTACAACGCGAG TTAA
- the LOC126922131 gene encoding tight junction protein ZO-1 isoform X4, whose translation MDRKECACSQDGCSEVLNGKTSNFQDEVSQGTRMDRNDSNVGVGNSANPPNSSSTTHGILHNTSVGTDAQNGDRGWEVHHVTVTRVPGYGFGIAVSGGRDNPHFTNGDPAIAISDVLKAGPAEGKLQVNDRIISANGISLEGADYGAAIRVLRDSGSTVLLVVKRRASSNTSGSIGNSTLQSHRLTLTRNNKKDDFGIVLGCRLYVKEVTRDNTGVKPGDVLTRIGSVATDNMSLKEAKKLMDQCKDRLSIVVTRDNSCCHVQQQAKSETGEYLSGTTSYSSQNLYVPPPTRQPIEDKSNLVPRGRARGPLMDVSLSQLDLPATPTVDPPRPPPPRPEDYYSTRRQLYDEDLSRNKLPMPDPRFITFQKEGSVGVRLSGGNETGVFVTAVQAGSPASLQGLQPGDKILKINDMDMKGVTREEAVLFLLSLQEQIDLIVQHRRQEYDQVVASGKGDSFHIKTHFHYEQPQKGEMSFRSGDVFHVVDTLHNGVVGSWQVFRIGRNNQEVQKGIIPNKARAEELATAQFNATKKEMSASESRGSFFRRRRSSHRRSKSLGRDHWDDVVFSDSVSKFPAYERVILRHPGFVRPVVLFGPVADLAREKLLKDFPDKFTSPQMENQLDDNIGKNTKSSGIIRLSAIREVMDRGKHALLDITPNAVDRLNYAQFYPIVIFLKAETKQIIKEMRAGIPKSAHKSSKKLLEQCQKLDKIWGHIFSAVITLTTPEAWYRKLRELIDRQQQGLLWMSQTKPEEALSDDFLFPMTSRLSYASSPESDLELSPAPALPGALGAPSRLKSSSDPSIATQDDIAAPPPYSTTYQQSFEQPKRRSQGGMGDGKYGFSLSGQVSNQSGSPEYLGGSFEPRSSSHHSPPDLPPRVDRNAKPSSQQQRNTIGRSAQERLLNKADSVLDVANYINATPHKANATSSLERAQPKAGSYDSMSSYDSYNNTNGNTSYGVPGLSTSTGRLGPNVPDDLKSSGGPARPHDPYRFTRSTAQPIPNHDSQPRTDYAKYRTMARKPRPLRRVCRIYISSRDTLV comes from the exons ATGGATAGGAAAGAATGCGCGTGTAGTCAAGATGGTTGTTCGGAGGTGTTAAACGGAAAGACATCGAATTTTCAAGACGAAGTTTCTCAGGGCACGAGAATGGATAGAAACGATAGCAACGTGGGTGTCGGAAATTCGGCTAACCCCCCAAATTCGTCTTCCACGACACACGGTATTCTTCACAATACTTCCGTTGGAACCGATGCACAG AACGGCGACAGGGGATGGGAGGTTCATCATGTTACCGTTACCAGAGTTCCGGGTTACGGATTCGGTATTGCTGTTTCTGGTGGTCGGGATAATCCCCATTTCACTAATGGCGATCCTGCTATCGCGATTTCTGATGTCTTGAAAGCTGGACCGGCCGAAGGAAAATTGCA AGTAAATGATCGCATAATATCCGCCAATGGAATATCGTTAGAGGGCGCCGATTATGGAGCAGCAATTCGTGTTCTCAGGGATTCCGGATCGACGGTTCTTTTAGTTGTTAAGCGTAGAGCTTCGTCGAATACTTCTGGAAGTATAGGAAATTCCACTCTTCAGAGTCATCGGTTGACTTTAacgagaaataataaaaaagatg ATTTCGGAATTGTTCTTGGGTGTCGTCTTTACGTGAAAGAAGTAACTCGAGATAACACTGGGGTAAAACCGGGAGACGTTTTAACACGAATCGGCAGCGTGGCTACGGATAACATGAGCTTAAAGGAAGCTAAGAAATTGATGGATCAATGCAAAGATAGATTGTCGATCGTGGTAACCCGAGACAACTCCTGCTGTCACGTTCAACAACAGGCAAAGAGCGAAACCGGTGAATATCTTTCTGGGACGACGAGTTACAGTAGCCAGAACTTGTACGTTCCACCTCCAACGAGGCAACCGATAGAGGACAAGAGCAATCTTGTTCCTAGAGGTCGTGCAAGAGGGCCATTGATGGATGTATCTCTCAGTCAATTGGATCTTCCCGCAACACCTACGGTAGATCCTCCCAGGCCACCGCCTCCTAGACCAGAAG ATTATTATAGCACAAGGAGACAATTGTACGATGAAGATTTATCTAGGAATAAGCTTCCGAT GCCCGATCCTCGATTTATTACTTTCCAAAAAGAGGGATCGGTGGGCGTTAGATTAAGCGGTGGAAACGAAACTGGCGTTTTCGTGACAGCCGTTCAAGCTGGAAGCCCGGCATCTCTTCAGGGTTTACAACCTGGagataaaattttaaaa ATAAACGATATGGACATGAAAGGAGTAACAAGAGAGGAGGCTGTCCTTTTCTTACTTAGCCTCCAAGAACAAATTGACTTGATCGTTCAACACCGACGACAGGAATACGATCAAGTAGTGGCATCTGGAAAGGGCGATTCTTTTCACATAAA AACTCATTTCCATTACGAACAACCGCAAAAAGGTGAAATGAGCTTTCGTAGCGGAGATGTGTTTCACGTTGTAGACACGCTGCACAACGGCGTTGTCGGTTCGTGGCAGGTGTTTCGTATTGGTAGGAATAATCAGGAAGTACAAAAAGGAATAATTCCAAATAAAGCACGAGCCGAAGAACTAGCAACGGCGCAATTCAATGCAACCAAGAAGGAAATGAGTGCCAGTGAAAGCAGAGGTAGTTTCTTTAGGAGAAGACGAAGCAGTCATAGACGTTCTAAATCTCTTGGCAGA GATCATTGGGACGATGTAGTATTTTCAGACAGTGTTAGCAAATTCCCAGCGTACGAAAGAGTAATCTTAAGGCACCCAGGATTTGTGAGACCTGTGGTATTATTCGGTCCTGTCGCAGACCTAGCTAGAGAAAAGTTGTTGAAAGATTTTCCTGATAAATTCACGTCTCCGC AAATGGAAAATCAGTTGGATGATAACATTGGAAAGAATACAAAGTCGTCGGGTATCATTCGACTTAGTGCTATCAGAGAAGTAATGGATCGAGGAAAGCATGCTTTATTGGACATCACTCCAAACGCAGTGGATCGATTGAATTACGCGCAATTCTATCCTATAGTCATTTTTCTGAAAGCTGAAACGAAACAAATTATCAAGGAGATGCGTGCCGGAATTCCTAA ATCGGCGCATAAAAGTAGTAAAAAGCTTCTGGAGCAATGTCAAAAATTAGATAAAATTTGGGGCCATATATTCAGCGCGGTGATTACATTAACCACACCGGAAGCTTGGTATCGAAAATTACGAGAACTGATCGACCGACAACAACAAGGACTACTTTGGATGAGTCAAACTAAG CCGGAAGAAGCACTCTCGGATGACTTCCTATTCCCGATGACTTCTCGCCTCTCCTATGCTTCCTCTCCGGAGAGTGACTTGGAACTTAGTCCGGCACCAGCTTTGCCGGGTGCTTTGGGCGCACCGTCTAGATTGAAAAGCAGCTCTGATCCGAGCATCGCTACACAAGACGACATTGCTGCACCTCCTCCATATTCGACCACTTACCAG CAATCCTTCGAACAACCAAAAAGAAGATCACAAGGGGGAATGGGAGATGGAAAATATGGATTTTCATTATCAGGGCAAGTTAGCAATCAATCAGGATCACCGGAATATTTAGGTGGTTCGTTCGAGCCACGATCTTCTTCTCATCATAGTCCTCCTGATTTACCTCCAAGAGTGGATCGTAATGCAAAGCCGAGTAGTCAACAGCAAAGAAACACTATCGGGAGGTCTGCGCAAGAACGGTTGCTAAATAAGGCAGACTCGGTATTGGACGTTGCAAATTATATAAATGCAACGCCTCATAAAGCTAATGCCACATCATCGCTTGAAAGAGCCCAACCAAAAGCG GGAAGCTACGATAGCATGTCTTCTTATGATTCCTATAATAATACAAATGGAAATACCAGTTATGGGGTACCGGGTTTAAGTACATCAACCGGTCGATTGGGTCCTAATGTTCCAGACGACTTAAAAAGCAGCGGTGGACCGGCAAGACCACACGATCCTTACAGATTCACTAGATCAACCGCGCAACCAATTCCAAATCATGATTCCCAACCACGAACCGATTATGCCAAATACAG AACGATGGCGCGAAAACCTCGACCATTGAGGAGAGTCTGTAGAATCTATATTTCTAGTCGAGATACGCTAGTCTGA